tggtcctTGTCTCCTCTGTgagaggatgagtttggtctttttctcttctgtgggaggatgagtttggtctttttctcttctgtgggagggtgagtttggtctttgtctcttctttgggAGGATGACTTTGGTccttgtctcttctgtgggaagATGAGTTTGGTCCTTGTCTCTTCTTatggaggatgagtttggtctttgtctcttctgtgggaggatgagtttggtcttttttcttctgtgggagggtgagtttggtctttgtctcttctgtgggaagATGAGTTTGGTCCTTGTCTCTTCTTATGGAGGATGACTTTGGTccttgtctcttctgtgggagaattagtttggtctttgtctcttcttatggaagatgagtttggtctttgtctcttctgtgggaggatgagtttggtcttttttcttctgtGGGAGGGTGAGtttggtctttttctcttctgtgggagggtgagtttgggtctttgtctcttctttgggAGGATGACTTTGGTccttgtctcttctgtgggaagATGAGTTTGGTccttgtctcttctgtgggagaatgagtttggtctttgtctcttctgtgggaggatgagtttggtctttgtctcttctgtgggagaatgagtttggtctttgtctcttctttgggaggatgagtttggtctttctctcttctgtgggagggtgagtttggtctttgtctcttatgTGGGAgggtgagtttggtctttgtctcttctgtgagaggatgagtttggtctttgtctcttctatgGGAGAATgagttttgtctttgtctcttctgtgggaggatgacTTTGGTCCTTGTCTCTTCTGTGAGAGGATgactttggtctttgtctcttctgtgggagaatgactttggtctttgtctcttctgtgggaggatgaatttggtctttgtctcttctgtgggaggatgagtttggtcttttttcttctgtgggagggtgagtttggtctttgtctcttctgtgggagaattagtttggtctttgtctcttctttgggaggatgagtttggtctttgtctcttctgtgggaggatgagtttggtctttttctcttctgtgggagggtgaggttggtctttgtctcttctgtgggaagATGAAATTGGTccttgtctcttctgtgggagaatgagtttggtctttgtctcttctttgggaggatgagtttggtctttgtctcttctgtgggaggatgagtttggtctttctctcttctgtgggagggtgagtttggtctttgtctcttctgtgggagaatgagtttggtctttgtctcttctttgggaggatgagtttggtctttgtctcttctgtgggaggatgagtttggtctttttctcttctgtgggagaatgagtttggtctttgtctcttctgtgggaggatgagtttggtctttgtctctttggTGGGagaatgagtttggtctttgtctcttctttgggaggatgagtttggtctttctctcttctgtgggagggtgagtttggtctttgtctcttatgTGGGAgggtgagtttggtctttgtctcttctgtgagaggatgagtttggtctttgtctcttctatgGGAGAATgagttttgtctttgtctcttctgtgggaggatgagtttggtctttctctcttctgtgggagggtgagtttggtctttgtctcttctgtgggagaatgagtttggtctttgtctcttctttgggAGGATGAGTTTAATCTTTGTCTCTTCTATGGGAGGGTGAGtttggtctttttctcttctgtgggaggatgactttggtctttgtctcttctgtgagaGGATgactttggtctttgtctcttctgtgggaggatgactttggtctttgtctcttctgtgggaggatgactttggtcttttttcttctgtgggtgggtgagtttggtctttgtctcttctttgggaggatgagtttggtctttctctcttctgtgggagggtgagtttggtctttgtctcttctgtgggagaatgaatttggtctttgtctcttctttgggAGGATGAGTTTAGTcattgtctcttctgtgggagaatgagtttggtctttttttcttctgtgggaGAATGAGTTTGGTCTCTGTACCTTCTGTGGGACGATGAGTTTGggctttgtctcttctgtgggagaatgagtttggtctttgtctattctgtgggaggatgagtttggtttatgtctcttctgtgggaggatgagtttggtctttgtctcttctgtgagaGGATGAATTTgctctttgtctcttttgttgGAGGATgactttggtctttgtctcttctgtgggaggatgagtttggtctttgtctcttctgtgagaggatgagtttggtctttgtctcttctgtgagaggatgagtttggtctttgtctcttctctggGAAGATGAGTTTGGTCGTTGTCTCTTCTGttggaggatgagtttggtctttgtctcttttgtgggaggatgagtttggtctttgtctcttctgtgggtgGATGAGTTTGggctttgtctcttctgtgggaggatgaatttggtctttgtctcttctgtgggaggatgagtttggtcttttttcttctgtgggagggtgagtttggtctttgtctcttctgtgggagggttagtttggtctttgtctcttctttgggaggatgagtttggtctttgtctcttctgtgggaggatgagtttggtctttttctcttctgtgggagggtgaggttggtctttgtctcttctgtgggaagATGAAATTGGTccttgtctcttctgtgggagaatgagtttggtctttgtctcttctttgggaggatgagtttggtctttgtctcttctgtgggaggatgagtttggtctttctctcttctgtgggagggtgagtttggtctttgtctcttctgtgggagaatgagtttggtctttgtctcttctttgggaggatgagtttggtctttgtctcttctgtgggaggatgagtttggtctttttctcttctgtgggagaatgagtttggtctttgtctcttctgtgggaggatgagtttggtctttgtctctttggTGGGagaatgagtttggtctttgtctcttctttgggaggatgagtttggtctttctctcttctgtgggagggtgagtttggtctttgtctcttatgTGGGAgggtgagtttggtctttgtctcttctgtgagaggatgagtttggtctttgtctcttctatgGGAGAATgagttttgtctttgtctcttctgtgggaggatgagtttggtctttctctcttctgtgggagggtgagtttggtctttgtctcttctgtgggagaatgagtttggtctttgtctcttctttgggAGGATGAGTTTAATCTTTGTCTCTTCTATGGGAgggtgagtttggtctttgtctcttctgtgggaggatgagtttggtctttgtctcttctgtgggagaatgaatttggtctttgtctcttctttgggAGGATGAGTTTAGTcattgtctcttctgtgggagaatgagtttggtctttttttcttctgtgggaGAATGAGTTTGGTCTCTGTAccttctgtgggaggatgagtttgggctttgtctcttctgtgggagaatgagtttggtctttgtctattctgtgggaggatgagtttggtttatgtctcttctgtgggaggatgagtttggtctttgtctcttctgtgagaGGATGAATTTgctctttgtctcttttgttgGAGGATgactttggtctttgtctcttctgtgggaggatgagtttggtctttgtctcttctgtgagaggatgagtttggtctttgtctcttctgtgagaggatgagtttggtctttgtctcttctgtgggaggatgagtttggtctttgtctcttctgttggaggatgagtttggtctttgtctcttctgtgggaggatgagtttggtctttgtctcttctgtgggaggatgagtttggtctttgtctcttctgtgggaggatgagtttggtctttgtctcttctgtgggaggatgagtttggtctttgtctcttctgtgagaggatgagtttggtctttgtctcttctgtgggaggatgagtttggtctttgtctcttctgtgggaggatgagtttggtctttgtctcttctgtgggaggatgagtttggtcctTTGTCgcttctgtgggaggatgagtttggtctttgtctcttctgtgggagggtgagtttggtctttgtctcttctgtgggaggatgagtttggtctttgtctcttctgtgggaggatgagtttggtctttgtctcttctgtgggaggatgagtttggtctttgtctcttctgtgggaggatgagtttggtctttgtctcttctgtgggaggatgagtttggtccttgtctcttctgtgggaggatgagtttggtctttgtctcttctgtgggaggatgagtttggtctttttctcttctgtgggaggatgagtttggtctttgtctcttctgtgggaggatgagtttggtctttgtctcttctgtgggaggatgagtttggtctttgtctcttctgtgggaggatgagtttggtctttgtctcttctgtgggaggatgagtttggtctttgtctcttctgtgggaggatgactttggtctttgtctcttctgtgggaggatgagtttggtctttgtctcttctgtgggaggatgagtttggtctttgtctcttctgtgggaggatgagtttggtctttgtctcttctgtgggaggatgagtttggtctttgtctcttctgtgggaggatgagtttggtctttgtctcttctgtgggaggatgagtttggtctttgtctcttctgtgggaggatgagtttggtctttgtctcttctgtgggaggatgagtttggtctttgtctcttctgtgggaggatgagtttggtctttgtctcttctgtgggaagatgagtttggtctttgtctcttctgtgggaggatgagtttggtctttgtctcttctgtgggaggatgagtttggtctttgtctcttctgttggaggatgagtttggtctttgtctcttctgtgggaggatgagtttggtctttgtctcttctgtgggaggatgagtttggtctttgtctcttctgtgagaggatgagtttggtctttgtctcttctgtgagaggatgagtttggtctttgtctcttctgtgggaggatgagtttggtctttgtctcttctgtgggaggataagtttggtctttgtctcttctgttggaggatgagtttggtctttgtctcttctgtgggaggatgagtttggtctttgtctcttctgtgggaggtgagtttggtctttgtctcttctgtggagGATAGTTTGGTCTTTGTCCTTCTGTGGAggtgagtttggtctttgtctctttgtggaggtgagtttggtctttgtctcttcttggAGGAtgagtttgtctttgtctcttctgtggagGATGAGTTGGTCTTTGTGCTTCTGTGGAGGTGAGTTTGGTCTTGTCTCTCTGTGGAGGatgattttctttgtctcttctgtgagGGATGAGTTTGGTCTTATGTCTCTTCTTGGAGattgagtttggtctttgtctcttctgtagGAGattgagtttggtctttgtctcttcttggAGATGATTTGGTCTTGATCTTTctgggaggatgagtttggtcttgtCTCTCTGTGGGAGATATTTGGTCTTTTCTCTTCTGTGGGATGATTGGTTTATGTCTCTTCTTGGGAGGATGATTGGTCTTGTCTCTTCTGTAGGGTGAGTTTGGTCTTTTCTCTTCTGTGGAGGAGATTTGGCTTTGTCTTCTGTACGATTTCTTTCTTTGTGGAGATATTTGGTCTTTTCTCTTGTGAGATGAGttagttttgttttctctctattgtATTGTCTTGTCTCTTTTATGATATTTGGTCTTTTCTATTAGTGAGTAtgattttgtctttttcattctgtgattatttgtcttatcattacttcatattatttttgtctatttgaTATTTGTCATTTTACTCTTTTATGAATGATTTATTCTCGAATATTgtcttatctttctttatatttgtcttgCTTATTTGATGATTTGGTCTTTgtctttttagtattttttttctcttaatgtttgattttctttgtctctttatatagttttatagatatttttttgtctttttggatattgtttatgtttctgtattgtctttgttttcgttagatttctttctttttggagatgattttgtctttgtctcattgtagaaatatttttttttttgtctcttttagatgattgttattatctactcaggttgtctttttttttgagaTGAGTTTGTCTTTTCCTCTTGTGAGAATATTTGTCTATTGTTTTGAGTgatgattttttatatttgtcgTCTTCTGTGGAATTatcttttgtctttatctttgctTTGTTTGgatatttgtctttgtctcttatttggagatggttttgtctttgtttattttggtaGTTAGTTttggtctttgtctttctttattagtTTGGTTACTTATTTACTTCTATGATATTGGTCTTTTCTTTCTGTAATATAATTTGTCTTATCCTCCTGTGGAGATATTTTATTGTCTCTCTATGGAGTATGATTTTGTCCTTGTCGCTTTTGTGagtgtatttgtctttgtcttttggaGATGTATTATGTCCTTATCGCTTCGTGGGAGtgattttgtctttgtctctttgggAGGAGTTAGTTTTGTCTTTGTCctactattatatattactatcttattattatatctattattagtattattattattagtagtagtagtatcattattattattattacaatcgctattattattattatcaatattatcattattattattattattatgattattattattattactaacatcattattactattgttactattattatcattatcatcattgttattatcattattattatttttacttattatcattattactattattattatcattatcattattattattattattactcttattagtattattattactatcactatattatcattattattgtaattattattattatcaggaatattattgttatcattattatcattatcatttttgctattgttattattatcattatttttatcattgttattattattactattattattattatcttttttgtcattattattattattattattattattaccatcgttaatattgttattattattattattattatgataataataataataattattattattatcataattattattattatcattagtaatatcattactattactgtattatcatcattattcgctttcattattattattgctattattattattattattattattattattattgttaatgttgttgttgttgttattattattattgttatcattattattattagtattatttttaatattattattattatattataatcatcactattatcatcattatcattattattattatcattattattattatcattatcacccttgttattatttttattatcatcatagttattatttttattatcagcatatttattattattatatcattattattattattattattattattatcatgatcagtattgttattgttattatcattatgctaatgataataatatgttattgatagtgttattattattatttttattatcatgattatcattattattattattatcattatcgttattttgattttttttttttattactattattttcaatatcatttttatcattacgattgatattattatcattatcattatattttttcatcatcattattatcataagtgtcattattattgttgtttttaatattttctttcttatttttatgattataatcatttctggtagtattagttttatcgtcattattattatcattatcattatttttgttgttattattattattaccatcatcactattgttattattattattattacaatttttacaattactattattattattaatattgttcttgctgttgttattgtttttattattaccattattttaattattattattataattattattattattattgtcattattattattatcattattattatcattaccctactattattattatttttgttattattattattattatgattattattatcattatcattatctttactattattattactgttgctattaatattactactactacagcttatattacattatcattactatcattattattattaatgttttcattataattattctcatcgtcattattatttccactctcattatcattaaattgctgctgttattagCCATATCACTACCAGTATTACCGACATaaagataattaatatcatcattgtgtaataccatttctttattattcctgttattctcATTTCCAGTATTATGTCTTCATTATCACTGAGTATAAAAAAAGTTGTTCTAAATTCAGTGGTATTGTCAGAAATACAGTTATCATTGTAACTGATTGAACGTTATCCTgctgtcttcattattataatttccaggCTGCTTTTGGTATCAGTAGCACCGtagaaattattaaaatgattatttatattctgTCATCACAGTGtatactgtgtggtgcagcggtagcgatctcgtcgagcaatcttgctgacttgcgttcgaatccctcgccgccagtggatggtaaacccggccattccttgcacgcagggggtaatttagaagcaaaatgaaacatatagcatgtcacatcaagaatatccattgtaacaaatggaataaaactaactTTAAAcatattattgttacgattagtAGATAGATAACATTGATAACTGATAACACAGTTGCCGTACTAATCATTGTCAGCCATGATATTAgtgtcaccaccaacaccatctatatcacaatcaccaccactattAGTATCCTCACCTCGTCACTATCCCGCCATCACCATCCCCAAAGTCCACCTCCACTATCCCCACCTCCTCACACTCACCATCACTatccacaccaccaccatctccccgcCATCGCCACTATCATCCACATGCCCCGCCATCGCCACTATCATCCACATGCCCCGCCATCGCCACTATCATCCACATGCCCCGCCATCGCCACTATCATCCACATGCCCCGCCATCGCCACTATCATCCACAtgccccgccccctccacccGCCCCGGCGTCAGCACCACACGCAGAGCCACCTCTAATCGCCCCTTCGACCCCGCCAGATGGCCACCGACATCCCGGGGGCGCCGCTCAGCCCGGCGGACTTCGAGAACAGCGCCGTCATGAGTAAGTCTCTACTCATTTCCATACGTCTGTTTCATGGCActcacctgtctatttatctgtactGACTTAACtgcttgttttatcattttttcttcctgttttccttttactGAGATTGCTGTTTACTGgcctagttttttgtttttgtcgttttgtgtatttattgattGTTTAATGAATttagttatctgtctatttatttattagttatccatttattaatttatgtgtgtgtgtatatatatatatatatatatatatatatatatatatatatatatatatatatatatatattatgtaggatATTCAATCTgcaaatcaatatcaatattttccaTTTCGTTAATTTCCCCCTTATATTCTCATTACTCGTATCCTACGTCCGTTATCATTTGCAATTACTCCTGCTACATTCTATTATGATTTATGTTCCCCTCTGCGTGTATTTCcatatctcttctcctttctctatattgtccttgatctttttttcttgcttcacAGCCCTTCACTAATCTTATAATTTCTTTCGCTATCTGCTccaaaattattttttctcgtcATTTTGCCCTTCGCTTATCCTGTTGCTACGATGTGATGTTTGTTACAgtcattttctctgtttataaTGTGTGATATGACAGTTTTGTCCTTTCATTATACtaaaatatttgtaatattattgattatataaccCACATCACCAgcccatacacagacatacagacacagagacacacataaaacacacattcaCCAAAAAAATGCACTGCCATAATGCAAATAACAAAGGTTGCCCTGCGCCCCCAGTCCCTGAGGCAGTGGACACGAGCCATCAGGCGGACCCCATCGAGCTGGCCGGCCTCTTCCAGGGGGACATAATGCTTGTCCCGCGCGATCAGCTCAAGGAACTCAACATGGTCAGTCCAGGTCACGGGGCGTgggatggtggggtggggggggggggtaagataacAAGGAACGGTGGGCGCATGAGAGTTCGTGGGGGAGTGGGAAACACGATCATTAGTGTATCCATAAGCGAATAGTATATTCATTAGCAAGAGTATTTTCATTAGCAGCGTGCATACTCTTTCGGAAAGAGTATATCCATTACCAGAGAGTACATCAATTAGCAGAGAGTATAATCTGCAGGCGAGAGTATATTCATTAGCAAAGAGCATATTCATACTGCTGTTCACTAATGCATAGGTAACTATGACCCTTTCAAACAAGGCAAAATCGACTCTAAATACGGGTAATAACATCGCGAAAAAACGCCAGGTGGGGTATGCATGAAGCGCCTACTGTGGGATGTCGACAAGTCTTTGGCAAACTCAGGTTGATGTAAATATAACACAGTGACGGCTTAGATGATTAACTGATTCttttagatgatgatgattaagatcgGAGGTAGGGAACGAAACCTGACACTGTGATGCAAACGGCAAGATTTGTTTTGGGAAGACTTGCATCAGGCCGAGGATAAAGTGGATATCACTTACATCTTATTTACACTTGTAACTAGTTGGTGGGGGACCTGCATGGTTATGTACACGCAGGAATCGGCGTGAACAAATAATTGCTGTTTTATTATGCATAGGGCAATGCGGGCGTGCTGGTGTATCAGTCATACGGGAGAGATACGAGCGCATTGCGGGAGGTCATGCAACCCTGGCATTACCAGGCTCCTCTTTGCAACAAAAATCCAAAATGTTTCGGTAAAAGCAGAATGGAATTGAAATATTTTGTAATATTCAATGGAAACATTTCTTCAACTATCAGAAAATTTAACAATCCATGAGGTATTAGTCTTAATTGTTTTACGATGTTTCCCCTCAACAGATCCCCAAGACCAGGAGCGCCATGACGGACGTGCACAGGAGGTGGCCTAACGGCATCATTCCGTATGTAATCTCACAGACATACGGTGAGTTTATATTGCTTCGTGTCTTTGCTCGCTTCACATATTTTCTATCATAGAGAATATAGAATGCAATAAAATGAAGAATGTACTTCGAATTCGCTATGATAGCAAGCACATTGCAATTATGACTGCATCTCATGCTATATCTTTGAGGATATTAGCAAGTAAATCTGAGTCTTTCTAAGGATCCAGATAGGTACTAGTATAGTTAAAACATAGCAGTCAGACATAATCAGCAACCGCACTGACAGTTCCCACAAGCTACATATACTCGCAAACTAATGCCCCGCCCGACCCGCCGCAGACGAGAGCGAGCGCGCCACCATCGCCAAGGCCATGAGCGAGTACCACCAGAAGACCTGCATTCGCTTCGTCCCCAGAACCATCGAGAAAGATTACATCCACATTCTTAAAGGAGATGGGTCAGTTACGGGCGCTTCttgcgtttatttgtttaattttttttttctggagtatattccttttttgtttccaGGAATGTTTGAGATTCATTTTCCCCGCTCATCATCATAACCTAACTTCTTTGGTTAATATCTTTCGAAATTGAACGTCTAGCATGTATTGCCTGCCATAGTAATTCTGATAAATAAAAGCACACGTCTTCATGAATGGCATCCCGCTTGACGCCCGACCCGCCATCCCGGCAGGTGCTCGAGCTCAGTGGGCCGCGTGAAGGGCGCCCAGCAGGTGTCCCTCGGGCCCGGCTGTCTCTACGTGGGAATAGTCATGCACGAGTTCATGCACGTGGCCGGCTTTTGGCACGAACAGTCCCGCTCGGATCGTGATAACTATATCACGATCAACAAGCTGAACGTACAGGACGGTATGTGGTACAACTTCGAGAAATACGGATGGGACAAGATTCAGAGCCTCGGCGTGGGATACGATCTCGGTAATGGTGCttcttcattattcatattgtctTATGTCAACTGATATGTTGCTGCAAAGTATGACTGATGTGACTTTAGAAACATTTACAcaagatttattttatattaaaccAGATCAGGGTGCCTCTTAAATAAAACCTGAATATTTCCCGTAAACCTAATTCATGTGCAACACTCTCGTCCCACAGAGTCCATCATGCACTACGGCCCGTACGCCTTCGCCAAGGAAAGGAAACCCACCATCATCCCGAGGGAGACCGGGGTGGAGATGGGGCAGCGCAGGGGCTTCTCCAAGGCAAGGCTCTCGAGGGGGCGTTGGgtcgaaggggagggaaggggggagtgggcgagaaagggaggacgGGTGAAAAGGTGAAgggcttaagagagagagagggagagagagagagagagagagagagagagagagagagagagagagagagagagagagagagagagagagagagagagagagagatagatagataggtagatagatagatagatagatagatagatagatagatagatagatagatagatagatagagagagagagagagagaagaggggggggggaataatggacagagacagagacataagacagagacagacacacagacagaccgacactCAGACAGACCGACactcagacagaaacacacacacacacacacacacacacacacacacacacacacacacacacacacacacacacacacacacacactcactcacacagatagactaacagacaaacaaacggacagggAGCACACAGATAAGCATACAAATAGATGGTTAAGACACGTTAACTAATAACGCAGAAAATTATGAAAGATGCTTATTAGGAGAAGCAATAGGAGAAGCACCGTAAATAAGACAATACACGGCAAAAAAGACATTCAAATAACTAAGGAAAAAAAGTCAGTAATGATTGTGCAAGTAACTAAGtgtgagagaaaaataatttcataCAGATACACTTTAGCTTCATCTTATCAAACTAGTAAAGCGCTTAGAACGCAAAGTTACCTATTGTTTCCGTTCCAGCGAGACATAGAGAAACTGCAGAAGCTCTACAACTGCGCCAACACGACTTTCTTCACGACGAACGCCCCAGCCGACGTTCCTTCGACAAGTGAGGATCGGGGACCGTGAGAATAGG
The sequence above is drawn from the Penaeus chinensis breed Huanghai No. 1 chromosome 33, ASM1920278v2, whole genome shotgun sequence genome and encodes:
- the LOC125043297 gene encoding zinc metalloproteinase nas-13-like isoform X1 translates to MKRRRATMWKYTMPWVVAWAAWQVGASPSDGRSSDPHIQQGAQPEIHSYPSEVALGNPDTMATDIPGAPLSPADFENSAVMIPEAVDTSHQADPIELAGLFQGDIMLVPRDQLKELNMIPKTRSAMTDVHRRWPNGIIPYVISQTYDESERATIAKAMSEYHQKTCIRFVPRTIEKDYIHILKGDGCSSSVGRVKGAQQVSLGPGCLYVGIVMHEFMHVAGFWHEQSRSDRDNYITINKLNVQDGMWYNFEKYGWDKIQSLGVGYDLESIMHYGPYAFAKERKPTIIPRETGVEMGQRRGFSKRDIEKLQKLYNCANTTFFTTNAPADVPSTKECVDNNDQYCTPWADRGECENNPIWMNVNCRKACRQCGGATGKECQDHSVHCRIWMEMGECTGNVDYMSLFCKKSCGLCMDTEAADSPMKRCEDKNRFCHSWAKMNNCLTNPDYMLVYCKKSCKQC
- the LOC125043297 gene encoding zinc metalloproteinase nas-14-like isoform X2, encoding MKRRRATMWKYTMPWVVAWAAWQVGASPSDGRSSDPHIQQGAQPEIHSYPSEVALGNPDTMATDIPGAPLSPADFENSAVMIPEAVDTSHQADPIELAGLFQGDIMLVPRDQLKELNMIPKTRSAMTDVHRRWPNGIIPYVISQTYDESERATIAKAMSEYHQKTCIRFVPRTIEKDYIHILKGDGCSSSVGRVKGAQQVSLGPGCLYVGIVMHEFMHVAGFWHEQSRSDRDNYITINKLNVQDGMWYNFEKYGWDKIQSLGVGYDLESIMHYGPYAFAKERKPTIIPRETGVEMGQRRGFSKRDIEKLQKLYNCANTTFFTTNAPADVPSTKECVDNNDQYCTPWADRGECENNPIWMNVNCRKACRQCGKECQDHSVHCRIWMEMGECTGNVDYMSLFCKKSCGLCMDTEAADSPMKRCEDKNRFCHSWAKMNNCLTNPDYMLVYCKKSCKQC